One Anolis carolinensis isolate JA03-04 chromosome 5, rAnoCar3.1.pri, whole genome shotgun sequence DNA segment encodes these proteins:
- the LOC134299197 gene encoding uncharacterized protein LOC134299197 encodes MFKDSISNTTTDPFKPKSTFCPSTDNIYIKCFEKAVERDFNKLTTRRQPYHSNLSELERTTLVKLSNLKEVVWKPADKGGAIVLLNKRDYIKEVNLQLSNSKFYQPIATDPTKHIQSLIRVVCQEGLSMGFISSSTFKYLQNDFPRIPIFYILPKIHKGITPPPGRPIISGSSSVLEPVAKYLDSFCQPFVPLCDSYIKDTKHFINIVENLKIEEDSILVTIDVTSLYTNIPLDEARTIIENILRRRTKLQPPTHFLMDLLDIVLEKNYFRFQNQFYFQTFGVAMGSPLAPSIANLFMAHLENTILLNPSLNMYYANIIYYGRFIDDIFIVFKTTEAAVGFSNWINTIHTSIKFTSHLNLSHINFLDVTVYKYHNKLLVKNFRKPSDKNSFLHYNSFHHFGLKTNLPFSQLLRLKRNSSSNEHFIHESLTLSQEFRSRGYPKHVIKKALIKAEKTDRTTLLKESAKPTKNQIIWTQELSHYSKHIIQIIKKHWHLLQDISGCDKLPIFGNRRTKNIREYLIHTDLITPISTLKSTLRGHYPCGHCKCCPQSWKTKEIYNHRNKVGTTLKHFSTCNSSNVIYLLTCDCDLWYIGKTTRSLRIRISEHKSRIKNLSTESLLYSHFTQYKHSSTSFKFCALECISQKPFMDLEKLLSQREMYWIFKFKTFSPQGLNESLNFSCFL; translated from the coding sequence ATGTTTAAAGACAGCATATCCAACACAACCACAGATCCTTTCAAACCTAAAAGTACCTTCTGCCCTTCCACAGATAACATTTACATTAAATGCTTTGAAAAAGCTGTAGAGAGGGACTTTAACAAGCTAACTACTCGTAGACAACCATACCACTCAAATTTATCAGAATTAGAAAGAACCACTCTGGTCAAATTGAGCAACCTTAAAGAGGTAGTCTGGAAACCAGCAGATAAAGGGGGAGCTATAGTATTACTTAACAAAAGAGATTATATTAAGGAAGTCAACCTCCAGTTATCAAATAGTAAATTCTACCAACCTATTGCAACAGACCCCACTAAACACATTCAGTCCCTTATTAGGGTGGTGTGTCAAGAGGGATTATCCATgggatttatttcttcttctacatTTAAATACTTACAAAATGACTTCCCCAGGATACCTATCTTTTATATTCTTCCTAAGATTCATAAAGGCATCACTCCACCCCCAGGCCGACCTATTATTTCTGGTTCATCTTCTGTATTGGAACCAGTTGCTAAATATCTAGACTCCTTTTGCCAACCATTTGTCCCTCTCTGTGATTCCTACATTAAAGACACAAAGCACTTCATTAATATCGTAGAAAATCTCAAAATTGAGGAGGACAGCATTTTAGTTACGATTGATGTCACCTCACTCTATACTAACATTCCACTAGATGAGGCTCGTACCATCATAGAGAATATCCTTCGTAGGAGAACAAAATTGCAACCACCTACACATTTCTTGATGGACCTGTTAGATATAGTACTGGAGAAAAATTATTTCcgttttcaaaaccaattttactTTCAGACCTTCGGTGTCGCTATGGGAAGTCCGTTAGCCCCATCGATTGCCAATCTATTCATGGCACATTTAGAAAACACTATATTGCttaatccatctttaaatatgtactatgctaatataatatactatggccgatttattgatgatatattcatagtatttaaaacaactgaggccgcagtaggattctctaattggattaacactatacatacgtctattaagtttaccagtcatctcaacctgtcacatatcaattttttagatgttactgtgtataaatatcataacaaactgttagtcaagaacttcagaaaaccatcagataaaaattcttttcttcattataacagcttccaccactttggtttaaagaccaatcttccattttcacaactacttagactaaagcgtaactcaagctctaatgaacacttcattcatgaaagcctgaccttaagccaggagtttagaagtagaggctatcctaaacatgtcatcaaaaaggcattaattaaagctgaaaaaactgatagaaccaccctactgaaagaatctgctaaaccaactaaaaatcaaattatctggacacaagaattatcgcattactccaaacacataatccaaattataaaaaagcactggcatcttcttcaagatatttcaggttgtgataaattacctatttttggaaacaggcgtactaaaaatattagagaatatttaatccatacagatttaatcactcccattagtacactgaagagcaccctgagaggccattatccttgtggtcactgtaagtgttgtcctcaatcttggaagactaaggagatatataaccataggaacaaagtgggcaccacactaaaacatttttctacttgtaatagcagcaatgtaatctacctcttgacatgtgactgtgatctctggtatatcggaaaaacaaccagatccttgagaatcagaatctctgaacataaatccagaatcaaaaatttatctacagaatctcttttatattcacacttcacccaatacaaacattcatctacctcatttaaattttgtgctctggaatgcatctctcaaaaacctttcatggacttggaaaaactattatcccaaagggaaatgtactggatctttaagtttaaaaccttttcccctcagggacttaatgaatcacttaattttagctgtttcctttaa